TCGGTAGGAATTTTTTTCACCTTAGGTGCTACTGTGTCGGCCTTAGTTTCCATAGTCTCGGCATTTGTGTCTTTTGCATCGTTCTTACAAGCTGAAACAACTGCCAATACAGCACAAATACACAGAAATCGTTTTATATAATTCATATCTTAATTGTTCAAAAATTAATGCTAAAAATAGTCAAATTACCTCCACATCACCAAGAAAGATTGTATTTTTGTACTTCAAAATAAAGGTATGGGACTTTTTATAATCACATTTATTGTTTTGCTGCTTGCAGTCGCAGGAATTGCAATTAAGATTTGGGGTAAAAAAGACGGAAAGTTTGCCGGAACATGCGCAAGTCAGAGTCCGTTTTTAAACAAGGATGGTGAAGCGTGTGGGTTCTGCGGAAAAACGCCCGACCAGTTTGAATCTTGTACCGAAGAACCTCATCTATAACATAAATTCTCGAGCAGCCTATGGTGCTACTTTACGTATTTGCTGCAGTTGTTGTAATAAACTGTCTGTACTACTTCTTATTTTCCAAATTTTCTTTTTTTAATGCTTTTGAAAAAAATACCTCAACCGCTTTCCCGGTTTCCTTATTGGTCTGTGCAAAGAACGAAGCCGAAAATCTAAGAAAACACATTCCGCTTTGGTTGAAGCAAAACTATCCTTATTTTGAGATAATTCTAATTAATGACGCCTCCTACGACGATACTTTGGAGGTAATGGAGCAATTTGCCGAAACCGATGCACGCATTAAAATTGTAAATGTTGAAAATAACGAAGCTTTTTGGGCCAATAAAAAGTATGCACTTACACTGGGTATTAAAAAGGCTAAACACATGCGAATGGTCTTTACCGATGCCGATTGCCGTCCGGCAAGCGACGTGTGGCTTCAAGAAATGGCAACTCACTTTACAGAAGATAAACAACTTATATTAGGATACGGAGCTTATGAAAAGGGAACTTCATTTCTTAATAGACTAATTCGTTTTGAAACCCTAATGACTGCGGTTCAGTATTTTTCGTACGCTCAATGCGGAATCCCGTATATGGGCGTTGGTCGAAACCTCGCCTACACAGGCGA
This genomic stretch from Ulvibacter sp. MAR_2010_11 harbors:
- a CDS encoding glycosyltransferase, whose amino-acid sequence is MVLLYVFAAVVVINCLYYFLFSKFSFFNAFEKNTSTAFPVSLLVCAKNEAENLRKHIPLWLKQNYPYFEIILINDASYDDTLEVMEQFAETDARIKIVNVENNEAFWANKKYALTLGIKKAKHMRMVFTDADCRPASDVWLQEMATHFTEDKQLILGYGAYEKGTSFLNRLIRFETLMTAVQYFSYAQCGIPYMGVGRNLAYTGDLYHSTNGFMSHIKVASGDDDLFVNEVATKNNTAICVAENAFTYSLPKKTWKTWMLQKKRHITTAKLYKTQHRLLLALYYLTNFLFWPLAILCLVFLDWRLPLLLIVIRFAAQWIIVGKSAKKLKENDIIAWIPFLELFLVFAQLSIFISGSTSKSTRWK
- a CDS encoding membrane or secreted protein; amino-acid sequence: MGLFIITFIVLLLAVAGIAIKIWGKKDGKFAGTCASQSPFLNKDGEACGFCGKTPDQFESCTEEPHL